The proteins below are encoded in one region of Helianthus annuus cultivar XRQ/B chromosome 2, HanXRQr2.0-SUNRISE, whole genome shotgun sequence:
- the LOC118485764 gene encoding uncharacterized protein LOC118485764, which translates to MDPFNNPDNRNNPNNPNNPTQPNVFSVPGHYPTLEPNQFSQYSSNAFASFQHSPNQFAQISQNQALQQMMMRGAWNFPPVQPQPIPTPPVQPQPIPTQSEPEDDVEIVPETQPPKGKGKRNKGKQVVGDQPSKPKATKWTPIEEEALAKAFIGTSDNPTKGNNQSGEGFWSKVLAKFLVFMDQGPYRDVDPVSSKVDPNMVEFMEHLKMYNDVTAQKTKAKERGVEEKSRVSEEKLREKVRLANEKIRISDEKIRLKE; encoded by the exons atGGATCCGTTCAACAACCCGGACAACCGGAACAACCCGAATAATCCCAACAATCCGACCCAACCTAATGTTTTCTCGGTTCCGGGACATTATCCGACGctagaaccgaaccaattctcgCAATATTCATCGAATGCGTTTGCTTCATTCCAACACTCGCCAAACCAATTCGCTCAAATCTCCCAAAATCAAGCCCTTCAACAAATGATGATGCGGGGTGCTTGGAACTTCCCACCCGTTCAACCTCAACCGATCCCCACACCACCCGTTCAACCTCAACCGATCCCGACCCAGTCCGAACCCGAAGACGATGTGGAGATTGTTCCCGAAACCCAACCGCCTAAAGGGAAAGGAAAACGAAACAAAGGCAAGCAAGTGGTGGGTGATCAACCGTCGAAACCGAAGGCGACTAAGTGGACACCAATCGAAGAAGAAGCCTTAGCCAAGGCTTTCATTGGCACTTCTGACAACCCGACAAAAG gTAATAACCAATCGGGTGAGGGGTTTTGGTCCAAGGTATTGGCCAAGTTTCTCGTCTTTATGGACCAAGGCCCGTATCGAGATGTCGACCCGGTCTCCTCAAAGGTGGACCCGAACATGGTTGAGTTTATGGAACACTTAAAAATGTACAACGACGTCACGGCCCAAAAGACGAAGGCGAAGGAGCGGGGCGTCGAAGAAAAAAGTCGTGTATCGGAAGAAAAGTTACGCGAGAAGGTCCGATTGGCGAATGAGAAAATCCGAATTTCCGATGAAAAAATTCGGCTCAAGGAATAG
- the LOC110896093 gene encoding protein LURP-one-related 11 produces the protein MSRVFPQTPCPSHPSSHSVSKPESFTIWMKSLVFNTRGCTVYNSKGEIIYRVDNYDNKSGQEVYLMDIRGKVLFSLLQKKLRLFGCWDGYKWDASSSKKQLWFRVRKHRSICVSLCDDMCTYKIVRNDGKLGFKIVDADQEGALVAEIKQKQTTTGINFGNDVFTLTLQPHVDQSLIMAIVMAYGLITNQI, from the exons ATGTCTAGGGTTTTTCCTCAAACACCTTGTCCTTCTCATCCTTCTTCTCACTCAGTTTCAAAACCTGAATCTTTCACAATATGGATGAAATCTCTAGTATTCAACACGCGAGGATGCACCGTATATAATTCAAAAGGCGAAATCATTTACAGGGTTGATAATTACGACAATAAATCTGGTCAAGAAGTTTATCTTATGGATATTCGAGGAAAAGTTCTATTTTCCTTGCTACAAAAG AAATTACGATTATTTGGGTGTTGGGACGGATATAAATGGGATGCTTCTAGTTCAAAAAAACAACTATGGTTTCGTGTAAGAAAACATCGAAGTATTTGTGTGAGTTTATGTGATGATATGTGTACATACAAGATTGTTAGAAATGATGGCAAACTAGGATTCAAGATtgtagatgcagatcaagaaggtGCACTTGTTGCAGAGATCAAACAAAAGCAAACAACCACAGGGATTAACTTTGGAAATGATGTATTTACATTAACATTACAACCCCATGTTGATCAATCGTTAATAATGGCAATAGTCATGGCCTATGGGTTGATAACTAATCAAATTTGA